The following nucleotide sequence is from Pseudobdellovibrionaceae bacterium.
TTCCTGGGTCTTGCGGTAGACCGGTTTGCTCTTGGGCTCAGCCTGGGCAATCACACTTACAACTACAGCCAAAGCCAACAAATATCTCATTTTGTCACCTCGCCCTTTTGCTCATCAGCCCGATTCAGGCTGACCTGCTTACGCGATGCCGCTCGCTTTTTCTCCACGGCAACTTCCAAAGTCTTGATTTTGTCGTCGAGTGAAATACTGAGCTCTCCGTCCAGACTTCTTTTCCCCAATAGATATTTAATACGCTTGTAGACTGAGAGAGCGCGTTCTTCATTCTTAAGATGAACTTCCAAAATGTTAGCCTGGCGAATTCTCAGATCCAATCGCCTAGGAGTTTCGGCAATAGCGGTATCCAGCAGGTCAACGGCCTTCTCGTATTTCCCCAGTTTCATGTAACAATAGGACAGGCCATCCATGATGTGGGGATCTCGAGATCTATCATTGTTTGCGATTTCCAGGTGATCGACTGCACGCTTGTAATCTAGATCTCTCAGGTAAATCTGGCCAACGAACAGATGCGCCTCTGAATTTTGAGAGTCCAAACGCAGTGATTCCTCAACGGCAGCCACGGCCGCGTCGGTTTCATCCATTGCCCAAAGAATACGGCCCTTTTGATGGTAGAATAAGGCGGTTGATGGAGCCTTCTTAAGGGCCGCTTCAATCATCCACAATGCCCGCGAATAATCCTTCTTCTCAAGGGCCACCAAACTCAGATAATAAACTCCCCATGGGCTGAGATACTCGGTCTTAGCCAGGTGGTTTGCCATTGCTTCTACATGTCCCCACTTTGCCGACTTGATGCAAGAATTTATGATCGACACTCGATCCTGCCAACTAACTTCAATTTTGAATTCGACTGTTTTTGGACAGCTCTTCCTAGACTTGTAGGTGTTAGCCGACTTAGTCCTTAGAGCTTTGGTATACTTTGTTGCTGCGGCCTTCCGGCTGGATTTGGATCCGCCTCCAGTGGCACACCCCACAATTAGACTACTCAAACATAAAACTAGAAGGAGATTCGTGAATCCGTTCATGATCCCACCTCGCTCAAAAATTCAGGCAATACAGCGGCAGGAGCGTGGACCTTATAGTCGATCACCTCCTCCTTTACCATATTTGCCTTGTTCAACTTGGATTGAAGTTGTGCAACAGATCCGTTGCGAAGTCTCATTTTCTGCGCAGATGCCAACGCCTGTGCCAAGGTCTCAACGCTCTTCTCCTCCAAAGGAATTGCCAGCTTCTCCATTTCCTGTCGGAAGGCTGCTTCCTCAGCTGCCTCTAATCCGGCTGGACTGGGCATTTGACGGAGAGATTCCACGTAATGGCTATACAGGTCACTCAGTTTTTCAAGAGACTTCACTGAAATTTCTGGGTCGCCATACTGAATGGCGGCTTGGTAAGCCTTTTGAGCCTTCTCAAGTTTTTCTGTCTTAAGAGCCAAAACCACAGCAATTCGCTCCGCACGAGCTTTTACGCTTTGGTGCAAAAACTCCTGCTCAAGAATCTCGGCCTGAATAAATCTGGCTCTAGCTCTCGCCTTGATCGATGCTTGTCCGCCAGCTCCAACAATCTTCTTGGCATCTATGAAAGCCTGAGAATAATCTTTGCTCGAATAAACCTCTTCGAGCTGAGCTAGCTGCGCCAGGCTGGACTGAGGCTGCTGCCCTGACTCGGCAATCCGCTTGAGTAACAATCTACGGCGAGCACTGGTCGGCTGAGCTCGGGAGATTAGCTCCATCTGCTGCAATGCGTGGAAGGCCGTCGCCTGGTCCTGGTGTCCCTGCAGACTCTCATAAAGGACGACAGCCTGTTTTTCATTGCCTGTTAACACCAAAAAGTCCGCAGCCAGACTCTTCCATTTGTGGGCTGATTTTGCATCTGCCACGGCCAGGTCCATTAAAACCTTACTCGCCCGATCGAGCTGAGCCATGTCCTCATATGTCTGGGCCGCCCTCAACAAGGCCTCTACCGAGCGACTGGACTTAGGAAACTGCTCATAGAAGCTTTCGGCGGCCTCAGCGCCACCAGGAAAATCAAGAATCTTGAAATGCAACTGGAGGGCATTCCACCACGCCTGCTCAGCAAGGGTTGACGACTTGTTTTGCCCGGCAAACTCTTTGTATCCTTTAATGGCCTCAAGATGCTTGTTCTTCTCAGCCAAGTCCTGAACTTCCATAAAGTAGGCTTGCTCATAGATTTTCGTTAGCTTTTCCTTACGTTCCCCGAGCTTCTTTCCGGTTTTTAGCTTCGCGGCATAGTTCTTTAATGCCGTGTAATTTTTCTGAATATTAAGGATATCCAGGTAGAGGTCTTGAGCTTTGATTCCTCTATCCTCACCATCAAACTCACGCCCCAACCGCTCAAAAATTGGAGATGCATCGGCATAGCGTCCCTTTTCATAGGCAATGAGTGCCATTTTAAATTCCAGGTCAAGGCGGTACTTCCCTTTTGAATGCCGCCCAGTGTACTCCTTGACCAAAAAAACAAATCTCTTTTCATCCTCATCAGACCACTTATCTTTTACAGCCTTTTCAATACTTAACAGAGAAGAGTACAGAGCATCGTGGCTAAGCTCGACCTTATTGCTTGAAGTTCCCACAATCGCATAGTTTTCACTTGCCTCGCGGAACTTATCTCTCTTGAAAAGAAGCTCCGCATAGGCAAAGCGAGCCTCAAAAGCCTCATCTGTTGGCTTGGCCCTGCGTAGATAAATCTCAAAGGATTTCTCAGCTCCGACCGCCAGATCAACCATATCCTTGTGGTTACGCCAAAACTTGTACCACTTCTTTGCCAAACTCAGGGATGTCTTCTCAAGTAGTTCCTGACATTCAATGAAAGGCTCTGCCGCTCCCTTAGCATTTGCCACTGTTGAGCTGGCTTTCTGCTCTTTTGTCCACCGACCTTTCGGGTCACAAACCTTGTACATGGACTCCATGTACTGAACAGCCAGATCCCTTTTCTTGAGGTTTTCGTGACTCCAGATCATTTCATTTTCGACTTCAGGACGAAGCGCTGAGTATGGTAAATTTTTGATAAAGTCCGTTAGAACCACATTCACATCGTTGAATCGGCTGTGGCGTTTGTATAAATTTGACAACTTTAGAATAACGGGGGCTACATCGAGACCCTTAGCCTGTTCGCCAAAGTAACTCCAAGCTTTAGTTGGAGAATAGACATCCTCAAAAAACAACGTCATGTCTCCTAGGGCTTCTCTGCGCAAGTCCAAGCGAGCATCAATGTTATTCTGAACGACAAATCGGCCGTACTCCACCACCTTTTCTAATTCCTTCAGCCCTGCCAGAGCATTTCGCATATTGTAGTGGGTCCATGCTGCCTTATAGAGTCCGTACGGGAATACCCTCGAATCCGGAAAATTCTTAATCGCATTAAAATGTTCTAGAGCCAATTTGAATGATTTGCGATCAAAGGCCATTTCACCAATTGCCAGATGGCAGTCTGGAACCATAAACGAATTCGGGTATCTGGCGATAAGCTGCTTATAGCGGGCCTCAGCCCCTTTGTCCTGACCCAATTGCTGGCGAGCGAAAGCGTTGTTAAATAGAACAATATCCAACTGCGAGTAACGAGGAAACCTCGCCTGGATCTTCTCATAGATATCCACAGCCTCTTTGATATTCTTCTTCGAAGAGGCCGACTTCACCACGTTGGGAGCAAGGCTAACAATTGTCTCGGATTTTCGGTGGACTTCAAAAAACATATCTGACTTAGCCCGACGCATATGCATCTCGGCCAGTCGAAACCACAAGTCAGGCTCGATGGGCGTGTTGCGATACTTTTTCAGCAACATCTTGATTTGAGCAACGGCCTTCTTTTCGCTAGAGCTGACCAGCATTTCAGTCTTAAGGGCGCGAACCTCATTACCCTCTTCATCACCCGTCACAAACTGCAAGTCCTTAAGCGCTTCATTGGATTGCCGGCCGGAGGCGTCTTTAACCGCGTCCTTTGCGTGTCCAACAGCCGAAAAAATGCATATGCCCGTGACAGCCAGCCATCTTCCCGCGGCGGCTATCAGCGATTTAGAAAAAATGTGCAAAGTCCATTTTGTCATTTTAGTCACCGGATACCGTTGCTAGTTTGAGATCCGCATAGCCAGCCAAGGAGGATGTATACATCACCTTCTTCAAGGTTTCATAGGGTAACTTCGAATCGGCCTGCATCACTACTTTACCCTCAAATTCAACTTCAGAATTGGCCTCCGAGATTTCCTTAGCCTTCAAAGCCTGTTTATCAAGTTCCTCATACAAGCTGCGAATGAAGTCAGGGTCATTGGGCTCAGTTGCTCCAGGATCAATCTTGCCATTCGCAATTTCTGCGATTTTCTTGTCCTCTACATAGATTCCGTCAGAAGCAACCACCAGGCGCAATGCCTCGACTGGGTTCGTGTAAGAACTGGAAAAGGGCAGGTTCAGATTTTTGTGTGGAGTAATGTGAACAGAACTGGTCGAGAAGCTCTTCAGCAAGAAGACGATCAAAATAGTGAACATGTCCACCATCGAAGTCAGCTGCAGAATGAAGGTCGCCTTCTTGTTGTTCTTTATCATTTGATCAACAGCACGTCTCATTTCAGCCCTCCACCACATTGGCAAACACCACATCCGGAAACATCAGATCGGTTTCCACATGCTGATTGGTCTGTTTGTCCAAAATATAGATCTTGGGATCCTCGCTGCGTGTCTGCCGAACCTCATCCATGACCTTTACGATTTCAGAATAGGGAACGACCTTTTCCGGGTTCAGATCCATTCTAAAAACATCGGGGTGCTCCTTCTTAATTCGCACCACTTCTGTATGAAGTCCCGCCAAATCCCAGCCATCTCCCTTTTTGGGAAGCTCAATATTTTTAACCACTTTACCATCGCTCTTTAGCTGCAGCGTGAAACCGTTATCTTTCATATCAAGAGCGACAGTAATGATCCGATCCTTTTTATTGCGGTCCTCTTCAAGAGCCTTCTGCACCACCTGTGGCAAAGGGGTATCAATGATGGTCACCCGAACAAACACCGTGGATAGCAGCATGATCGGTATCAAGGTCACCATCAGAGCCAACATGGGCGCCAGGTCCAGCTCAAAAGAGGACTCGATAGTTGAGGAAATATTTTTATTGTAGGTTCTAGCCATAAGCTTTCTCCCTATTCCTCTTCTCTAAGTTAGGACGCCTTTAATGTTGTTGGCGGTGGCTCCACCTTTAACAATTTCCCGACTTCGTTTTGCTGAAGATCTTTGGGAAACGCGCCCGATGCTGAAAACGGCTGGTAATGACGAGTGGTCAACCAATCCACGACTTTCGCGGAATGCTCGGAGATTTCTTCCAGCAACCGATTTTGTCTGGCGTGCAAAAAGGCGTAAATCACCATCACCGGAATAGCTACGCTGAGGCCTAAAAATGTCGTGTTCATGGCCATCGAGATACCCTGGGCCAGAACCACTTGCTTTTGGGAAGGATCAGCAAAACTGACCGCCGAGAACGACATAATCAGTCCCTGAATGGTTCCTAGCAGCCCCAAAAGAGTGGCCACGTTGGCAATCATGGCTAAGTAGCCGAGACGCTTACCGAGGCTGGGAATAATTTCCGCTAAGGCAATATCGAGTCCCTGATTGATACCTTCATCATCCCGGTCAGATCTTTCCAGAACGCCTTTGACTACATGGGCAAGAGGCGCCTTCTCGTTGGCCGTACAGAACGTAATGGCCTCTTCGATCTGATCGTTCATGACCAGACTCTTGACCTGCTTCATGAACTCGTCCGTCTTGATTGCAAATTCGAAGTAGAGCACGCGCCCTCTTTCGATAATTAGCGCCAAAGCACAGATTCCCATAAAACCAATGAGAAATCCCACCGTACCGGCTTCTGCAATCATTTTACCGATGCTATCCATGTTAACCCCCTTAAACACTCGGCTTCAAATACAGAGATCCGCCTGGGTCCATCATCAGACCCAAAGCAGACGAACTCTGCCAACGTTAATTTATTGGTGATGGGGGAATATTTCCTGGTACATGCACGTACCCCCACACTTTTCCGTGTATTTCGAAAAAGCTCTCAAGGTACATGCAAGGTCTCGAGCTCTCGATAGAAACGTCCAACTTAATGCCTGATCACACCAGGCAGCTCGTAGGTTCAATCAATATTTTTAAATCAGGCCGCCTCACTTCTCTTGGCGAACTCCTGAAGGAATTTCTGAGTCGTCGGACTGATGCTGGTAAACTTCAATCCATAACGAATCGGAGCATTCTTTTCCTTTACTCCTTCAACATACTGTTTGCTAACAACTTCACAAATTGCATTGAAAGGCGGTACACCATCTCCAGGTTTGAAGTGGAGATAGAGAGTTTGTCCGGGCACCACCATGGCATTTTCCATCACCACGCCAGCTCCGCCAGCGCTGATTTCAACACCTTTACCTTTCCATACCGACTTATTATCATGGACCAGGATTGTCCCGCCGTAGCGGACCCGACGATGGCGGCGACGAAAGAAAACTTCGGAAATTTCCGGCATCAGGGTTTCTTTCATCTTGCCGATATTGTCCGGCTTAAAAGGATCCAGGTCGGCGATGCGAACCCAAGTGCTCAGACCAGGATGCCAGGCGAAATCAAATTCAAACACCACTTTTTGCTGCAACATTTTTAGGACGTCGGGATAGGAAAAGGGACCAAATTTATTTTCCCCTTTGAGGATGTACCATTCAGCCACCATGTGGCTGGGTTGACCTTCAGCTGCCTGAACGGCCTCGGCCATTTCCTCGTGATCCTCAGTATCGGCTTCCGCGGCCGGCTGTTTACTACCAGGTTTTGGCGGAGCCTCCGGCTTGTGGTCCTTTAGCTGCTGAGCCAGGTCTTGATACTCCATCAACAAAACCCAGTCGCCGGAGCTATCATCATAAAGATAATCAAGCATGGTGAGCTCATTCTTTTTCACCATCTCCGCTATTGAGTTTAGAGGGTAAGGACCCATTTGTTTTCCCTCACGGGATACGTAGTACTGAGTTGTGCTCATCTCACCGATTCCTCGCGTTCAATATGGCCATTTCTCTCATTTCACACCCTTGGCTCATGGACAAAAGTCCCCACAAACCTTCTAAATGATCGGAATCTGAGAAATCCGACTTAAGGCCTGAGAGACTAAAATCGGAATAAGACAGCACCGATTTTCGTGGTTCTGTCTCACAGTGAAGCAAAGGGGTCTCAAATTCCTTTTTATTGTTCACTCCTTAGCCAATCGTTCCGGAACTGTTGGTCGGAATCCAAGACTGGGTTTGATTTTTCAGGAATTGTTTCAGCCTGAGTCACGTCCCCCATTAAGACAGTTGCCAACTACGATAGGCGGCGTTACCTTAGCCACCATGAAAAATGTGAGCGAAATCCTCCATTATCTCCTCGACCGATCGCGCAAAATGAAGACCCTGGATGAAGGTCCTCTGCTGGCCGTCTTTGATCTTGATTCCACATTGTTTGATGTCAGCCCCAGAACTCAGGCCATCCTACATGATTTAGCTGCTCACCCAAAAACCCAGGAGAAATTCCCTGAAGAGGCCCGGCAATTGGCGGGCGTGAGGTCCTTGCCTAAAGACTGGGGAATTCGTGTGGCTCTGGAGAGAAGTAAAATTCGCGCGACTCTGGATTTTTTTGAAACTGTCCGTACTTTTTGGGTGGAGAACTTTTTTGGCAACGATTATCTCCACCATGATCGACTCTACGATGGAGCTCTTGAGTTTGTTCAACAGCTTTATGAAGCCGGTGCCCGTATTATATATCTCACCGGTCGGGATCAGGAGCGAATGGGGGATGGAACTCTACGAATTCTCAAAAGTTGGAATCTTCCCTTGGATGATGAGGAGCGCCACTTAATTCTTAAACCTCACCGTAGCATCGAGGATGCGCGCTATAAGACGGACAAATTGATTGAACTCAATACACGTTATCCAGAGGTCTGGTTTTTTGAAAATGAGCCCGTTATCATTGATTTGGTGCGCCGGGAAGCCCCCCAGATCAAAATTGTCTTTGTCGACACCACTCACTCGGGTCGCAGCTCCGCCCCGGAAGACCTACCAGCGATTCGCGGCAAATTTAAATAAGGTGGAGGAGATGCTGGCGGGCTAGTGCCAATGACGAAAGAATGAGGGAATGGGTGACCTCACCCCGATCCGCCCTTTCATAGAGTTCCTTTAATGGCATTAGGCGGACGCTCAAATCCTCATAGGGATCGAGATGAGGTTCCTGCACTTTCACACATTCAAAAGCGATATAGGTGTGAAGTTTGTTCTGCTGAGTTGCCGGATTAGGAAAATGAAAGCCCACATCCATCCATCGGCCAGCCTGGTAACCTGTCTCTTCTAAGAGTTCCCGCTCCGCCGCAAGGCGCGGATCTTCCGTCTGCCGCAGATCAGTGCTGCCGCCAGGGATTTCCAAAAAAGTGGTTTCAGCTGCATGACGATACTGGTCCACAACCAAGGCCATACCCTCCTTGGTGATTGCCACCACGTTGACCCAGTCGGGAAATTCCATCACATAGTAACGGGGCATGACTCGACCGTCAGGGAGTTCGCACTTGTCCGTGCGCACCCTCAGGAAACCT
It contains:
- a CDS encoding biopolymer transporter ExbD; this translates as MRRAVDQMIKNNKKATFILQLTSMVDMFTILIVFLLKSFSTSSVHITPHKNLNLPFSSSYTNPVEALRLVVASDGIYVEDKKIAEIANGKIDPGATEPNDPDFIRSLYEELDKQALKAKEISEANSEVEFEGKVVMQADSKLPYETLKKVMYTSSLAGYADLKLATVSGD
- a CDS encoding biopolymer transporter ExbD; this encodes MARTYNKNISSTIESSFELDLAPMLALMVTLIPIMLLSTVFVRVTIIDTPLPQVVQKALEEDRNKKDRIITVALDMKDNGFTLQLKSDGKVVKNIELPKKGDGWDLAGLHTEVVRIKKEHPDVFRMDLNPEKVVPYSEIVKVMDEVRQTRSEDPKIYILDKQTNQHVETDLMFPDVVFANVVEG
- a CDS encoding tetratricopeptide repeat protein; this translates as MTKWTLHIFSKSLIAAAGRWLAVTGICIFSAVGHAKDAVKDASGRQSNEALKDLQFVTGDEEGNEVRALKTEMLVSSSEKKAVAQIKMLLKKYRNTPIEPDLWFRLAEMHMRRAKSDMFFEVHRKSETIVSLAPNVVKSASSKKNIKEAVDIYEKIQARFPRYSQLDIVLFNNAFARQQLGQDKGAEARYKQLIARYPNSFMVPDCHLAIGEMAFDRKSFKLALEHFNAIKNFPDSRVFPYGLYKAAWTHYNMRNALAGLKELEKVVEYGRFVVQNNIDARLDLRREALGDMTLFFEDVYSPTKAWSYFGEQAKGLDVAPVILKLSNLYKRHSRFNDVNVVLTDFIKNLPYSALRPEVENEMIWSHENLKKRDLAVQYMESMYKVCDPKGRWTKEQKASSTVANAKGAAEPFIECQELLEKTSLSLAKKWYKFWRNHKDMVDLAVGAEKSFEIYLRRAKPTDEAFEARFAYAELLFKRDKFREASENYAIVGTSSNKVELSHDALYSSLLSIEKAVKDKWSDEDEKRFVFLVKEYTGRHSKGKYRLDLEFKMALIAYEKGRYADASPIFERLGREFDGEDRGIKAQDLYLDILNIQKNYTALKNYAAKLKTGKKLGERKEKLTKIYEQAYFMEVQDLAEKNKHLEAIKGYKEFAGQNKSSTLAEQAWWNALQLHFKILDFPGGAEAAESFYEQFPKSSRSVEALLRAAQTYEDMAQLDRASKVLMDLAVADAKSAHKWKSLAADFLVLTGNEKQAVVLYESLQGHQDQATAFHALQQMELISRAQPTSARRRLLLKRIAESGQQPQSSLAQLAQLEEVYSSKDYSQAFIDAKKIVGAGGQASIKARARARFIQAEILEQEFLHQSVKARAERIAVVLALKTEKLEKAQKAYQAAIQYGDPEISVKSLEKLSDLYSHYVESLRQMPSPAGLEAAEEAAFRQEMEKLAIPLEEKSVETLAQALASAQKMRLRNGSVAQLQSKLNKANMVKEEVIDYKVHAPAAVLPEFLSEVGS
- a CDS encoding HAD family hydrolase encodes the protein MKQRGLKFLFIVHSLANRSGTVGRNPRLGLIFQELFQPESRPPLRQLPTTIGGVTLATMKNVSEILHYLLDRSRKMKTLDEGPLLAVFDLDSTLFDVSPRTQAILHDLAAHPKTQEKFPEEARQLAGVRSLPKDWGIRVALERSKIRATLDFFETVRTFWVENFFGNDYLHHDRLYDGALEFVQQLYEAGARIIYLTGRDQERMGDGTLRILKSWNLPLDDEERHLILKPHRSIEDARYKTDKLIELNTRYPEVWFFENEPVIIDLVRREAPQIKIVFVDTTHSGRSSAPEDLPAIRGKFK
- a CDS encoding NUDIX hydrolase; translation: MSKWKVLESSELFKSGFLRVRTDKCELPDGRVMPRYYVMEFPDWVNVVAITKEGMALVVDQYRHAAETTFLEIPGGSTDLRQTEDPRLAAERELLEETGYQAGRWMDVGFHFPNPATQQNKLHTYIAFECVKVQEPHLDPYEDLSVRLMPLKELYERADRGEVTHSLILSSLALARQHLLHLI
- a CDS encoding DUF4339 domain-containing protein, with product MSTTQYYVSREGKQMGPYPLNSIAEMVKKNELTMLDYLYDDSSGDWVLLMEYQDLAQQLKDHKPEAPPKPGSKQPAAEADTEDHEEMAEAVQAAEGQPSHMVAEWYILKGENKFGPFSYPDVLKMLQQKVVFEFDFAWHPGLSTWVRIADLDPFKPDNIGKMKETLMPEISEVFFRRRHRRVRYGGTILVHDNKSVWKGKGVEISAGGAGVVMENAMVVPGQTLYLHFKPGDGVPPFNAICEVVSKQYVEGVKEKNAPIRYGLKFTSISPTTQKFLQEFAKRSEAA
- a CDS encoding MotA/TolQ/ExbB proton channel family protein gives rise to the protein MDSIGKMIAEAGTVGFLIGFMGICALALIIERGRVLYFEFAIKTDEFMKQVKSLVMNDQIEEAITFCTANEKAPLAHVVKGVLERSDRDDEGINQGLDIALAEIIPSLGKRLGYLAMIANVATLLGLLGTIQGLIMSFSAVSFADPSQKQVVLAQGISMAMNTTFLGLSVAIPVMVIYAFLHARQNRLLEEISEHSAKVVDWLTTRHYQPFSASGAFPKDLQQNEVGKLLKVEPPPTTLKAS
- a CDS encoding tetratricopeptide repeat protein yields the protein MANHLAKTEYLSPWGVYYLSLVALEKKDYSRALWMIEAALKKAPSTALFYHQKGRILWAMDETDAAVAAVEESLRLDSQNSEAHLFVGQIYLRDLDYKRAVDHLEIANNDRSRDPHIMDGLSYCYMKLGKYEKAVDLLDTAIAETPRRLDLRIRQANILEVHLKNEERALSVYKRIKYLLGKRSLDGELSISLDDKIKTLEVAVEKKRAASRKQVSLNRADEQKGEVTK